A stretch of Gemmatimonas aurantiaca T-27 DNA encodes these proteins:
- a CDS encoding SusC/RagA family TonB-linked outer membrane protein yields the protein MLRLASACCAAIATMAMPFASSRLPAQSPPPQAPVTTPNQQAATLTGRVIDSTTAQPVAGVQLVIVGTSLGARTDMDGRFRISRVPAGEQRVRFTMIGYSAIERRVLVTADQGATLDVRMQSVATRLNNMVVVGYGTQKAATVTGSVSAVQGSRLEAMPSPNLSNMLGGTLPGVVSVASSGQPGADGATIRIRGSRTLNDNSPLVVIDGVPDRAGGLDRLNPRDIESISVLKDASAAIYGARAANGVILVTTKRGSTGQPELTFSADYGSNRPARLPEMTDAVTYMTMLNEVDQYRGVAPRYSAQQIENFRAGSDPWLYPNTDWFAEVIRSSSPQSRADVSLRGGAERMKYFLSLGTQSQDGYYENTASRYNQYAFRSNIDGKATDHLDIRFDLTGRLEDRNNPNRPASEIFRAIMRGKPNLPAYWPNGLPGPDIEYGNNPVVIGTPATGYDRDQRFYVQGTLNGTLAIPGVKGLTVRAGANYDQMFGYRKQWRTPWTLYTWDGLARDASGQPLLQAAQRGYNAPELQQDNERNNGVLLNVVTDYQRQMGRHSLGLMAGAERQTIDYSSMAAFRKFFLSDQLDEIFAGGDAEKQNGGSAGLARRQNYFSRINYNFADRYLIEFVGRYDGSYIFAQDRRFGFFPGVSGGWRLSEESFVRNTLPMFNDLKLRASWGRTGNDRIDQWQYLASYGYGNGYVFGVNQEVKSIYPTRTPNPDVTWEVANQANLGLDASLFHDRLSFTVDYFTEKRDDILWFRNASVPQSAGLVLPRENIGKVDSRGVDGSVTWRQKLSTNSSFDVTLNGGVTKNTIRFWDEAPGAPEWQRSTGSPMNTGLYYRSIGVFRDQAAVNAYPHWAGARPGDLIFEDVDGDGAITTDDRVRIGKTGEPTFTGGLMFTGRFGGFDATAFFAGATGATQYLATESGDLGNYLADYADNRWTPENPDATQPRTFNGGEYWRSNANTFYLRNADYLRLKTLEIGYRLPQRLLSTMRVRQARVYASGLNLLTWDRMKLMDPEARSSSAQYYPQARVFNFGTSFTF from the coding sequence ATGTTGCGCCTTGCCTCTGCGTGCTGCGCCGCCATCGCGACCATGGCGATGCCGTTCGCGTCTTCCCGACTGCCCGCGCAGTCTCCACCTCCCCAGGCACCCGTCACGACGCCGAACCAACAGGCAGCGACGCTGACCGGTCGTGTGATCGATTCCACCACGGCCCAGCCAGTCGCCGGCGTACAGCTCGTCATCGTCGGCACCTCGTTGGGCGCGCGCACCGATATGGACGGACGGTTCCGCATCTCCCGTGTCCCTGCCGGTGAGCAGCGGGTGCGGTTCACGATGATCGGCTACAGCGCCATCGAGCGCCGTGTGTTGGTGACGGCCGATCAGGGCGCCACACTCGATGTGCGCATGCAGTCGGTGGCCACGCGCCTGAACAACATGGTTGTGGTTGGCTATGGCACACAGAAAGCAGCGACCGTCACCGGCTCCGTGAGCGCGGTACAGGGCTCACGACTGGAAGCGATGCCGTCCCCGAACCTCTCCAACATGCTCGGCGGCACATTGCCCGGCGTGGTGTCCGTGGCATCGAGTGGTCAGCCCGGCGCTGATGGCGCCACCATCCGCATCCGCGGCAGTCGCACGCTGAACGACAATTCTCCGCTTGTCGTCATCGATGGTGTGCCCGATCGCGCGGGTGGCCTGGATCGCCTCAATCCGCGAGACATCGAAAGCATCAGTGTGCTGAAGGACGCCTCGGCGGCCATCTACGGTGCACGGGCCGCCAACGGCGTCATCCTCGTCACCACCAAGCGCGGCTCCACCGGTCAACCGGAGCTCACGTTCAGCGCCGACTACGGCTCCAACCGACCGGCCCGTTTGCCGGAGATGACCGATGCCGTGACGTACATGACGATGCTGAATGAAGTCGATCAGTATCGTGGCGTGGCACCGCGTTACTCAGCGCAGCAGATCGAAAACTTTCGTGCCGGCAGCGATCCGTGGTTGTATCCGAACACGGATTGGTTTGCAGAAGTCATCCGGTCTTCGTCGCCACAAAGCCGCGCCGATGTCTCGCTTCGTGGTGGCGCCGAACGCATGAAGTACTTCCTCTCGCTGGGGACGCAGTCGCAGGACGGCTACTACGAGAACACTGCCAGCCGGTACAACCAGTACGCCTTTCGCAGCAACATCGACGGCAAGGCCACGGATCATCTCGACATCCGGTTCGATCTCACCGGACGTCTCGAGGATCGCAACAACCCGAACCGCCCGGCGAGCGAAATCTTCCGCGCGATCATGCGCGGCAAGCCGAACCTGCCGGCGTATTGGCCAAACGGCCTGCCCGGCCCCGATATCGAATACGGCAACAATCCGGTCGTGATCGGCACACCGGCCACGGGCTATGACCGCGACCAGCGCTTCTACGTGCAGGGGACGCTGAACGGCACGCTGGCCATTCCGGGGGTGAAGGGGCTCACGGTACGGGCCGGTGCCAACTACGACCAGATGTTCGGCTATCGCAAGCAGTGGCGCACACCCTGGACACTGTACACCTGGGACGGGCTCGCGCGTGATGCGAGCGGGCAGCCGTTGCTCCAGGCCGCGCAGCGCGGGTACAACGCCCCAGAACTGCAGCAGGACAACGAGCGCAACAACGGTGTGCTGCTCAATGTGGTGACCGACTATCAACGTCAGATGGGACGCCACAGCCTCGGCCTGATGGCCGGCGCCGAACGGCAGACCATCGACTACTCCAGCATGGCTGCGTTCCGGAAGTTTTTCCTCTCCGATCAGCTCGACGAGATTTTCGCTGGCGGCGATGCGGAGAAGCAGAATGGCGGAAGCGCCGGGTTGGCCCGACGTCAGAACTACTTCTCGCGCATCAACTACAACTTCGCGGACCGTTATCTGATCGAGTTCGTCGGTCGGTACGACGGGTCATACATCTTCGCGCAGGATCGCCGCTTCGGATTTTTCCCCGGGGTGTCGGGTGGCTGGCGTCTGTCGGAAGAGTCGTTTGTGCGCAACACCCTGCCGATGTTCAACGACCTCAAGTTGCGCGCCTCGTGGGGACGCACGGGCAACGATCGGATCGACCAGTGGCAGTACCTCGCGTCGTACGGCTATGGCAATGGCTACGTGTTCGGCGTGAATCAGGAAGTGAAGAGCATCTACCCCACCCGTACGCCCAATCCGGACGTCACATGGGAAGTGGCCAACCAGGCCAATCTGGGACTCGATGCCTCGCTGTTCCACGATCGCCTGTCCTTCACGGTGGACTACTTCACCGAGAAGCGCGACGACATTCTCTGGTTCCGCAATGCATCCGTGCCGCAGTCTGCCGGACTGGTGTTGCCACGCGAAAACATCGGCAAGGTGGATAGCCGTGGTGTCGACGGTTCTGTCACCTGGCGCCAGAAGCTGAGCACCAACAGCTCCTTCGATGTGACCCTGAACGGCGGTGTCACCAAGAATACCATTCGGTTCTGGGATGAAGCGCCCGGTGCGCCCGAATGGCAGCGCTCCACCGGCTCGCCGATGAACACGGGGCTCTACTATCGCTCCATCGGTGTGTTCCGTGATCAGGCGGCGGTGAATGCCTATCCGCACTGGGCCGGCGCGCGTCCGGGAGACCTGATCTTCGAAGACGTCGATGGCGACGGTGCGATCACGACCGACGATCGTGTGCGTATCGGTAAGACTGGAGAGCCGACCTTCACCGGTGGTTTGATGTTCACGGGCCGCTTTGGCGGTTTCGATGCCACGGCGTTTTTCGCCGGTGCGACGGGGGCCACACAGTATCTGGCGACGGAATCCGGAGATCTCGGCAACTATCTCGCCGACTACGCCGACAATCGCTGGACGCCGGAGAATCCGGACGCCACGCAGCCGCGCACGTTCAACGGCGGCGAATACTGGCGCAGCAATGCCAACACGTTCTATCTGCGCAACGCCGACTACCTCCGCCTCAAGACGCTGGAGATCGGCTATCGCCTACCACAGCGCCTGCTGTCGACGATGCGCGTACGCCAGGCCCGCGTGTACGCCAGCGGCCTCAATCTGCTCACCTGGGATCGCATGAAGCTCATGGATCCCGAGGCCCGCAGTTCTTCGGCACAGTACTACCCGCAGGCCCGGGTTTTCAACTTCGGCACTTCCTTCACGTTCTGA
- a CDS encoding aldo/keto reductase, whose product MVNRRDFLATAAGVGATLSLTPRLLSALAQGQLLQRAIPSTGEKLPVIGLGSSATFSSVARTEDVTALREVFKAMTDRGASVFDTAPSYGASEEVAGKLVNDMGITKKMFWATKVNVAGRGTGTADPAAARAQIETSLARYKQPKVDLMQVHNMGDPATQLAVAREFKKAGKVRYVGITTTSDSQYGQLEQVMRNEPLDFIGIDYAADNRGVEEKILPLAIEKKIAVLVYAPFGRTSLFRRAGTTPLPEFAKEFDATTYAQLFLKFILAHPAVTAITPATSQAKNMIDNIGGGIGRIPTAAQREQIIKFVDALPPAPGR is encoded by the coding sequence ATGGTCAATCGTCGAGACTTCCTTGCCACCGCCGCTGGTGTCGGTGCGACGCTGAGCCTGACGCCACGTCTGCTCTCCGCGCTCGCCCAGGGACAACTCCTTCAGCGCGCCATCCCATCCACCGGTGAAAAACTGCCGGTCATTGGACTGGGCAGCTCTGCCACCTTCTCCTCGGTGGCCCGCACCGAAGACGTCACGGCCCTTCGTGAAGTGTTCAAGGCCATGACCGATCGCGGCGCCAGCGTGTTCGATACGGCGCCGTCGTATGGTGCTTCCGAAGAAGTGGCCGGCAAACTCGTGAACGACATGGGCATCACGAAGAAGATGTTCTGGGCCACCAAGGTGAATGTGGCTGGTCGTGGCACCGGCACCGCCGATCCTGCTGCCGCGCGCGCGCAGATCGAAACCTCGCTTGCCCGCTACAAGCAGCCGAAGGTCGATCTCATGCAGGTGCACAACATGGGCGATCCGGCCACCCAGCTCGCCGTGGCCCGTGAGTTCAAGAAGGCCGGCAAGGTCCGGTACGTGGGTATCACCACCACCAGCGACAGTCAGTACGGCCAGTTGGAACAGGTGATGCGCAATGAGCCGCTCGATTTCATCGGCATCGACTACGCAGCGGACAACCGTGGCGTGGAAGAGAAGATCCTGCCGTTGGCCATCGAGAAGAAGATCGCCGTGTTGGTGTATGCGCCATTTGGTCGCACGAGTCTCTTCCGCCGCGCTGGCACCACACCGCTGCCGGAGTTTGCGAAGGAGTTCGACGCCACCACCTACGCGCAGTTGTTCCTCAAGTTCATCCTCGCGCACCCCGCCGTCACGGCGATCACGCCGGCCACCAGCCAGGCGAAGAACATGATCGACAATATCGGTGGTGGTATCGGCCGCATTCCCACGGCGGCGCAGCGTGAACAGATCATCAAGTTCGTCGACGCGCTTCCCCCCGCGCCTGGTCGTTGA
- a CDS encoding NTP/NDP exchange transporter yields MTTETGVLARLRASVGARPGEGAVLVWATAYYFLVLCAYYVIRPIRDDMGAASGAENLAWLFTGTMIGMLLVHPLYTSLVSKLKRRQFIGWTYRFFIMNLIVFYLIFRASSAEQQIWVGRIFFIWTSIFNLFVVSVFWSLLTDVFKPGQGKRLFGVVAVGGTIGAMLGATITTGLVGVMGPLNLMLVSALILELAVRASHVLDRKEAEMHAAEPETEVVAAEVPSKSASEEVIGGGVLDGIKHILSSPYLLGIASLILFYTISSTFLYFQQVDVVARVFGEDRAARTRVFGSMDIAVNALTLLAQLFVTGRFIKWLGIGAALAFLPAVTLIGFGVMGFAPTLVVLVVFQVARRAGNFAIQRPGREALFTVLPRTDKYKAKNFSDTFVYRLGDQVGAWSYTWMAVFGLGLSGLAFTMVPLSAAWLVLAVWLGKQYRAREAGARPNA; encoded by the coding sequence ATGACAACTGAGACGGGAGTGCTGGCGCGGTTGCGCGCCAGTGTAGGTGCGCGCCCTGGCGAGGGTGCCGTGCTGGTGTGGGCCACGGCGTATTACTTCCTGGTGTTGTGCGCGTATTACGTCATCCGTCCCATTCGTGACGATATGGGTGCGGCCAGTGGCGCCGAGAATCTGGCGTGGCTATTCACGGGCACGATGATCGGCATGCTGCTCGTGCATCCGCTCTACACGTCTCTCGTCTCCAAGCTCAAGCGACGCCAGTTCATCGGGTGGACGTACCGCTTCTTCATCATGAACCTGATTGTGTTCTATCTGATCTTCCGTGCCTCGAGCGCGGAGCAGCAGATCTGGGTGGGACGCATCTTCTTCATCTGGACGAGCATCTTCAACCTCTTCGTCGTTTCGGTGTTCTGGTCTCTGCTCACCGATGTGTTCAAACCAGGGCAGGGCAAACGGCTCTTCGGTGTGGTCGCCGTGGGCGGCACCATCGGGGCCATGCTTGGTGCGACGATCACCACGGGCCTCGTGGGCGTGATGGGGCCGCTCAACCTCATGCTGGTCTCGGCCCTCATTCTCGAGCTGGCGGTTCGCGCGTCGCACGTGCTCGATCGCAAGGAGGCGGAGATGCACGCCGCCGAGCCGGAGACTGAGGTCGTCGCGGCGGAGGTGCCGTCCAAGAGTGCTTCGGAGGAAGTGATTGGCGGCGGGGTGCTCGATGGCATCAAACACATTCTGTCATCGCCTTACCTGCTGGGCATTGCGTCGCTGATTCTGTTCTACACCATCTCCAGCACGTTCCTCTACTTCCAGCAGGTGGATGTGGTGGCGCGTGTGTTTGGTGAAGACCGCGCGGCACGCACCCGGGTGTTCGGATCCATGGATATTGCAGTGAACGCGCTGACGTTGCTGGCGCAGCTCTTCGTCACGGGCCGTTTCATCAAGTGGCTGGGCATTGGCGCGGCGCTCGCGTTTCTCCCGGCCGTGACATTGATCGGTTTTGGCGTCATGGGTTTTGCGCCAACACTGGTCGTGCTGGTGGTGTTCCAGGTGGCCCGTCGTGCCGGCAACTTCGCGATTCAGCGGCCGGGTCGTGAAGCGTTGTTCACCGTGTTGCCACGCACCGACAAGTACAAGGCGAAGAATTTCAGCGACACCTTCGTCTACCGACTCGGCGATCAGGTCGGAGCGTGGTCGTATACCTGGATGGCCGTCTTTGGACTCGGTCTGTCTGGGCTCGCCTTCACCATGGTGCCGCTTTCGGCGGCGTGGCTGGTGCTGGCGGTGTGGCTCGGCAAGCAGTATCGCGCACGGGAAGCGGGAGCGCGGCCGAACGCCTGA
- a CDS encoding RagB/SusD family nutrient uptake outer membrane protein encodes MPLTRFFTVAIAGLSTCAALVLSGCDNSILEATPRDQLSNRAVFADPNLAEASLNDIYRGVGHGLNGTTLWSLTDDGHNTRFGGTTQHMQSLITPSSLGTMGGGRFDHYLWGPLYKSIRNTNIFLTQIDSATFDETRRLRMKGEAFFLRAYFYHNLLRIYGGVPIIKQVYELDDDFVIARNSFEQTVEAVVADADSAAALLPVAQSATALGRATKGAALTLKARTLMYAASDLANLNPGRLPETGYTTPGDRAAKWRRAQAAAKSVIDLGVYSLFRGNPAQGENTADNYAALWLNPTNSEVIFGRYFLASRGTVDIPNVGRYDGPNGYHNWGSNTPTQNLVDAYRMADGSKFSWNNPVHAASPYANRDPRFYATIHFDGSKWVPRPSDAVALDPVGIIQTFTKVTLPNGNTVPGLDSRAGPIENWNGTYSGYYKRKAINPAVDHQFVSQEVPWYFFRYAEVLFDYAEASIELGDEAAARSAINQVRRRAGMPAIDGAFTGAALRDEYRNERRIELVFEEQRYFDARRWMIAPQAFGEAAHGIDITAQATNALDRSTYRNYTYKLIDVEPRAWNDRMYFNPIPRDEMNRNSLLKQNPGY; translated from the coding sequence ATGCCGCTCACACGATTCTTCACGGTCGCCATTGCGGGTCTCAGTACCTGCGCCGCCCTGGTGCTCTCGGGGTGCGACAACTCGATCCTCGAAGCCACACCACGAGACCAGCTCTCCAACCGCGCCGTCTTTGCGGACCCCAATCTGGCGGAAGCTTCGCTCAACGACATCTATCGCGGTGTCGGCCATGGTCTGAACGGCACCACGTTGTGGTCGCTGACCGACGATGGTCACAACACCCGTTTTGGTGGCACGACGCAGCACATGCAGTCGCTCATCACGCCATCGAGCCTTGGCACGATGGGCGGCGGTCGTTTTGATCACTACCTCTGGGGACCGCTGTACAAGAGCATCCGCAATACGAACATCTTCCTCACCCAGATCGACAGCGCCACATTCGACGAAACACGCCGATTGCGCATGAAAGGCGAGGCGTTTTTCCTGCGCGCCTACTTCTACCACAACCTGCTGCGCATCTATGGCGGCGTGCCCATCATCAAGCAGGTGTATGAGCTGGATGATGATTTCGTGATCGCCCGCAACAGCTTCGAACAGACCGTGGAAGCGGTGGTGGCCGATGCCGATTCAGCCGCGGCGCTATTGCCGGTGGCACAGAGTGCGACGGCACTTGGCCGAGCCACCAAAGGTGCAGCGCTCACGCTCAAGGCACGCACGCTGATGTACGCGGCCAGCGATCTGGCCAACCTGAATCCGGGCCGTTTGCCGGAGACGGGCTACACCACCCCCGGCGATCGGGCAGCCAAGTGGCGTCGGGCCCAGGCGGCCGCCAAGTCCGTCATCGATCTCGGCGTGTACAGTCTGTTCCGGGGCAACCCGGCGCAGGGTGAAAACACCGCCGACAACTACGCCGCGCTGTGGCTCAATCCGACCAACAGCGAAGTCATCTTCGGCCGGTATTTCCTGGCATCGCGAGGCACGGTCGATATTCCCAATGTCGGCCGCTACGACGGACCGAACGGCTACCACAACTGGGGATCCAACACGCCGACCCAGAACCTCGTCGATGCCTACCGCATGGCCGATGGTTCGAAGTTCTCGTGGAACAACCCGGTGCATGCCGCCAGTCCGTACGCGAATCGCGACCCGCGCTTCTATGCCACCATTCACTTCGATGGTTCGAAGTGGGTACCGCGCCCCAGCGACGCGGTGGCGCTCGACCCCGTCGGCATCATTCAGACCTTCACGAAGGTGACGTTGCCCAACGGCAACACCGTACCCGGCCTCGATTCCCGGGCGGGCCCGATCGAGAACTGGAACGGCACGTACTCCGGCTACTACAAGCGCAAGGCGATCAATCCCGCCGTCGATCACCAGTTCGTCTCACAGGAAGTGCCGTGGTACTTCTTCCGCTATGCCGAAGTGCTGTTCGACTACGCCGAAGCATCCATCGAACTGGGCGACGAAGCCGCGGCTCGCTCGGCCATCAACCAGGTCCGTCGTCGCGCGGGTATGCCGGCGATCGATGGGGCATTCACGGGTGCGGCACTGCGCGACGAGTATCGTAACGAACGTCGTATCGAACTGGTGTTCGAGGAGCAGCGCTATTTCGACGCACGCCGCTGGATGATCGCACCGCAAGCATTCGGTGAAGCCGCGCACGGCATCGATATCACCGCGCAAGCCACCAACGCGCTCGATCGCTCCACCTACCGCAACTACACCTACAAGCTGATCGACGTGGAACCGCGTGCCTGGAACGACCGGATGTACTTCAATCCCATCCCGCGCGACGAAATGAATCGCAACAGCCTGCTCAAGCAGAATCCCGGCTACTGA
- a CDS encoding ECF-type sigma factor, whose translation MTTAGTPDDLLAVLQSGRRDALDALVPLVYDELRVIAHRHLAARGSNGTLATTALVNEAYIKLVDQSRAGWRDRAHFLALAAVAMRHVLTDRARARVALKRGGVRQRVSLDEQAVADDAEPEQLLEIDDALHHLATIDARLARVVELRFFGGLSEEEIAEALDVTVRTVRRDWVKARMLLRQSLGVADGL comes from the coding sequence ATGACCACCGCGGGCACGCCCGACGATCTTCTCGCCGTCCTTCAGAGCGGCCGCCGCGACGCGCTCGATGCCCTCGTGCCACTCGTGTACGATGAGCTGCGTGTCATTGCGCATCGGCATCTCGCGGCGCGTGGCAGCAATGGCACACTCGCCACCACGGCGCTCGTCAACGAAGCCTATATCAAGCTGGTCGATCAATCGCGCGCGGGATGGCGCGATCGTGCGCACTTCCTCGCCCTCGCCGCCGTCGCGATGCGCCATGTGCTCACCGACCGTGCCCGCGCGCGTGTTGCACTCAAGCGGGGTGGCGTGCGACAGCGGGTATCGCTGGATGAGCAGGCGGTGGCGGATGACGCCGAGCCGGAGCAACTACTCGAGATCGATGATGCCTTGCATCACCTGGCCACCATCGACGCGCGACTGGCCCGGGTGGTGGAGCTGCGTTTCTTCGGCGGCCTCAGTGAAGAGGAGATCGCGGAGGCACTCGACGTGACCGTGCGGACCGTGCGACGTGACTGGGTCAAAGCGCGTATGCTGCTGCGGCAATCGCTTGGAGTCGCGGACGGATTGTGA
- a CDS encoding alkaline phosphatase D family protein: MSNDFDFRQLLGVGGSRRDFLRVGGSAAGLIMLGTLPATRSDAQRRIPDFPFTLGIASGDPTSTGVVLWTRLAPDPLRGGGMPAQRVPVRWELADDEQFSRIVQRGDVLALPELAHSVHVEVEGLAPDRGYWYRFISGGIVSQLGRTRTAPAPGAKVDRLDLVFASCQHYESGYYTAHRHLASEDVRLVVFLGDYIYEGGASPSGVRRHTGPEIMTLEDYRNRYALYKSDLDLQASHAAFPWTVTWDDHEVDNNYAGSISERYDAADAFLMRRAAAYQAYYEHMPLRRASMPKGADMRLYRRFQYGDLLSLSMLDTRQYRTDQPCGDGVTPHCAESLSPEATILGTEQERWLVDGFAASQARWNLLGNQLPLADIDRIAGPAVGYQMDQWTGYSRCRDRVVAAMHARKLANPIVVTGDVHQSWVADFHLDPANSKSPIVGTEFVGTSITSGGDGAAMPASGQAILDENPHVHYYNAQRGYVRCAITPDRWQSDYRVLTQVSRPDQPIRTDRSFVVENGRPGAQKA; encoded by the coding sequence ATGAGCAACGATTTCGATTTCCGCCAACTCCTCGGGGTTGGCGGAAGCCGACGCGATTTCCTGCGCGTCGGTGGCAGCGCGGCGGGCCTGATCATGCTGGGGACGCTCCCGGCCACCCGATCCGATGCACAGCGCCGCATTCCCGACTTTCCGTTCACTCTGGGCATCGCATCCGGCGACCCGACGTCGACCGGCGTGGTGTTGTGGACACGCCTGGCGCCTGACCCGCTCCGAGGTGGTGGCATGCCAGCGCAACGTGTGCCGGTGCGCTGGGAATTGGCCGACGACGAACAGTTTTCGCGCATTGTGCAGCGTGGCGACGTACTCGCATTGCCGGAGCTCGCCCATTCGGTGCACGTCGAAGTGGAAGGACTCGCCCCCGATCGTGGCTACTGGTACCGCTTCATTTCCGGCGGCATCGTGAGCCAACTGGGCCGCACACGAACCGCTCCCGCGCCGGGTGCCAAGGTTGACCGTCTCGATCTGGTGTTCGCCTCGTGCCAGCACTACGAGTCCGGCTACTACACCGCGCATCGCCACCTGGCCTCGGAGGATGTGCGACTCGTGGTGTTCCTTGGCGACTATATCTACGAAGGCGGTGCATCGCCGAGTGGGGTGCGCCGACACACCGGTCCCGAGATCATGACACTCGAGGACTATCGCAACCGGTACGCACTGTACAAGAGCGATCTCGACCTGCAGGCATCCCACGCGGCGTTCCCCTGGACGGTGACCTGGGACGACCATGAGGTGGACAACAACTACGCCGGCAGCATTTCCGAACGGTACGATGCGGCGGATGCATTTCTTATGCGGCGCGCGGCGGCGTATCAGGCGTATTACGAACACATGCCGCTGCGCCGTGCGTCGATGCCCAAGGGGGCCGACATGCGGTTGTATCGTCGCTTCCAGTATGGTGATCTGTTGTCGCTGAGCATGCTCGATACGCGGCAGTACCGTACGGACCAGCCCTGCGGCGACGGCGTGACGCCGCACTGCGCGGAGTCGTTGTCGCCCGAAGCCACCATCCTCGGCACGGAGCAGGAGCGTTGGCTGGTCGACGGCTTCGCCGCATCACAGGCTCGCTGGAACCTGCTTGGCAATCAGTTGCCGTTGGCGGACATCGACCGCATCGCCGGTCCGGCCGTGGGCTATCAGATGGACCAATGGACGGGATACAGTCGCTGCCGGGATCGTGTCGTCGCGGCGATGCACGCCCGCAAGCTCGCCAATCCCATCGTGGTCACGGGTGACGTGCACCAGAGCTGGGTCGCGGACTTCCATCTCGATCCGGCAAACAGCAAGTCGCCGATCGTCGGGACGGAGTTCGTGGGCACGTCGATCACGTCGGGAGGCGACGGCGCCGCGATGCCCGCTTCCGGGCAGGCCATTCTCGACGAGAACCCGCACGTGCACTACTACAATGCCCAGCGCGGCTACGTACGATGTGCCATCACGCCAGACCGGTGGCAGAGCGACTATCGTGTGCTGACGCAGGTGTCACGGCCCGATCAGCCCATTCGCACGGACCGCTCGTTCGTCGTGGAAAACGGACGCCCGGGCGCGCAGAAGGCGTAG